In one Sphingobium sp. MI1205 genomic region, the following are encoded:
- the mdoH gene encoding glucans biosynthesis glucosyltransferase MdoH encodes MTAIGDTQADGRAEAATPPPARGFEHVPAEMPIAMPEQDFREHPRDFPHRPLNIDQWARRMLVVLLALLPASMAAHDMRRSIGLDGISLWEGVYLALFIPLFAWIAFGFATSLIGFLTLTMGKGSGVRPYRSLFASPLRGRTAVLLPVCNEDFLGVMGRLSIMERSLTQVMGNERFEFFILSDSTPANGEIERKTYLEMRKGFSRPVHYRRRALNTGRKPGNIAEWVQRFGGGYDYMIVLDADSVMSGQTMARLALDMEQHPHVGLIQTVPTIVGAATLFARWQQFASRLFGPISAAGMIWWAGSEGMFWGHNAILRTKAFAQSCGLPELPGRAPFGGHIMSHDMIEAALLRRRGWDVHMVMADDSFEEFPPSLPDLATRDRRWCQGNIQHVPLIPRIRGLHPVSRFQLLVGASAYCTSPLWLALILVVLGGALAGVWPPSAVLPSGGLLALTAVLLFGPKLLSMLWAMADPARRIGFGGAARMSRGVIADIALSILMAPVSMLTQTINLFGILMGRKSSWSGQIRDRDGMAMTSAIWLFKYHIMLGAALTLLALKGGTSIGWIVPVVAGLVLAPVLAAVTARKGLGHKAEQSGLFQVAEPWWRAQNYHPPHYPEQIGEVAPLKQAVANDH; translated from the coding sequence ATGACGGCGATTGGCGACACACAAGCGGACGGCAGGGCGGAGGCGGCAACCCCTCCACCCGCGCGCGGGTTCGAGCATGTGCCGGCGGAAATGCCGATCGCCATGCCGGAACAGGATTTTCGCGAACATCCCCGCGATTTTCCGCACCGGCCGCTGAACATCGACCAATGGGCGCGGCGCATGCTGGTCGTGCTGCTGGCGCTGCTCCCCGCCTCCATGGCGGCGCACGACATGCGCCGCTCCATCGGCCTTGACGGCATTTCCTTGTGGGAGGGCGTCTATCTCGCCCTGTTCATTCCCCTGTTCGCCTGGATCGCCTTCGGCTTCGCCACCAGCCTGATCGGCTTCCTGACGCTCACCATGGGCAAGGGGTCGGGCGTCCGCCCCTATCGCTCGCTATTCGCATCGCCCCTTCGCGGGCGAACCGCCGTCCTGCTGCCAGTATGCAATGAAGATTTCCTGGGCGTCATGGGCCGCCTGTCGATCATGGAACGGTCGCTGACGCAGGTGATGGGCAATGAACGGTTCGAATTCTTCATCCTGAGCGATTCCACCCCCGCTAATGGCGAGATAGAGCGCAAAACCTATCTGGAAATGCGCAAAGGCTTCTCACGGCCCGTCCATTACCGGCGACGCGCGCTCAACACCGGCCGCAAGCCCGGCAATATCGCAGAATGGGTGCAACGCTTTGGTGGCGGCTACGATTATATGATCGTGCTGGACGCGGACAGCGTCATGAGCGGCCAGACCATGGCACGCCTCGCCCTGGACATGGAACAGCACCCCCACGTCGGCCTTATCCAGACCGTGCCGACGATCGTGGGCGCTGCGACCTTGTTCGCGCGCTGGCAGCAGTTTGCCAGCCGCCTGTTCGGTCCCATTTCCGCGGCAGGCATGATCTGGTGGGCCGGGTCCGAAGGCATGTTCTGGGGCCACAACGCCATATTGCGTACAAAGGCCTTCGCGCAAAGCTGCGGCCTTCCCGAACTGCCGGGCCGAGCGCCCTTCGGCGGCCATATCATGAGCCATGACATGATCGAGGCCGCGCTGCTGCGTCGGCGCGGCTGGGACGTCCACATGGTCATGGCCGACGACAGTTTCGAAGAATTCCCCCCCTCCCTGCCCGACCTGGCCACCCGCGACCGCCGCTGGTGTCAGGGGAATATCCAGCATGTGCCGCTGATCCCCCGGATCAGGGGCCTGCATCCGGTCAGCCGCTTTCAGCTGCTGGTAGGGGCGTCGGCCTATTGCACCTCGCCGCTCTGGCTGGCGCTGATACTTGTTGTCCTTGGCGGCGCGCTAGCGGGCGTGTGGCCGCCCAGCGCGGTGCTGCCCTCTGGCGGGCTGCTGGCGCTGACGGCGGTGCTGCTATTCGGGCCGAAGCTGCTGTCGATGCTCTGGGCCATGGCTGATCCCGCCCGCCGCATCGGCTTTGGCGGGGCCGCGCGCATGAGCCGGGGCGTGATAGCCGACATTGCGCTGTCGATCCTGATGGCGCCCGTCAGCATGCTGACCCAGACGATCAACCTGTTCGGCATATTGATGGGCCGGAAAAGCAGCTGGAGCGGCCAGATCCGCGATCGCGACGGCATGGCGATGACCAGCGCCATCTGGCTGTTCAAATATCATATCATGCTGGGGGCTGCGCTTACGCTATTGGCGCTGAAAGGCGGCACGTCGATCGGCTGGATCGTTCCGGTGGTGGCGGGCCTGGTGCTGGCACCTGTCCTCGCGGCCGTCACGGCGCGCAAGGGCCTTGGGCACAAGGCCGAACAGAGCGGCCTGTTTCAGGTAGCCGAGCCATGGTGGCGCGCGCAAAACTACCACCCGCCCCATTATCCTGAGCAGATCGGGGAAGTCGCTCCGCTCAAGCAGGCGGTTGCAAACGACCATTAG